One genomic region from Blattabacterium cuenoti encodes:
- the lptB gene encoding LPS export ABC transporter ATP-binding protein translates to MTLMAKNLYKKYKKKYVVKNVSFKLNQGEIVGLIGPNGAGKTTSFYMVVGLLKPDQGKIFLHEENITEKPMYQRSKKGIGYLSQEPSIFRKLSVEDNILCILEMQKKFYKERIKITEKLIKELGLQHIRTHRGDLLSGGERRRTEIARCLAINPQFILLDEPFSGIDPIAIEELQKIILSLKKKNIGILITDHNVKEIFTITDRIYLMFEGEILKHGSTMEIMQDSLVKKVYLGNRFI, encoded by the coding sequence ATGACTTTAATGGCCAAAAATTTATATAAAAAATATAAAAAAAAATATGTAGTTAAAAATGTTTCTTTTAAGTTAAATCAAGGGGAAATAGTGGGATTAATTGGGCCTAATGGAGCAGGAAAAACAACCTCTTTTTATATGGTTGTAGGACTTCTTAAACCGGATCAAGGAAAAATTTTTCTTCATGAAGAAAATATTACAGAAAAACCAATGTATCAACGTTCTAAAAAAGGAATCGGATATTTGTCGCAAGAACCATCTATATTTAGAAAGTTGTCTGTAGAAGACAATATTTTGTGCATATTAGAAATGCAAAAAAAATTTTATAAAGAAAGAATAAAAATAACAGAGAAACTAATTAAAGAACTAGGATTACAACATATACGAACTCATCGTGGGGATCTTCTTTCTGGAGGGGAAAGAAGACGTACAGAAATTGCCAGATGTCTGGCTATAAATCCTCAGTTTATTCTTTTGGATGAACCTTTTTCTGGAATTGATCCAATAGCTATAGAAGAATTGCAAAAAATTATTCTGTCTCTGAAGAAAAAGAATATAGGGATATTAATTACAGATCATAATGTAAAAGAAATTTTTACGATAACAGATAGGATTTATTTAATGTTTGAAGGAGAGATTTTAAAACATGGATCAACTATGGAAATTATGCAAGATTCTTTGGTAAAAAAAGTTTATTTAGGAAATCGTTTTATATAA
- a CDS encoding aspartate aminotransferase family protein, whose translation MKELEKDFFQYQTQVNPFPMKIMVDYADGNYIYGKNGKKYLDFVAGVSVNVLGHGNKIIKDAIKKQVDKYLHTMVYGEFIQNPCVILCKEIAKNTPNPLTTTYLVNSGTEAVEGSLKLAKCYTGREEIISCKWAYHGSTHGSMSIMGNEKNKRPFRPLLPLVKFITFNHIEELIDSISEKTACVILETIQCSNGIVLPDDSFLKKVREECSKKKALMILDEVQTGFGRTGKLFAFEHYGIVPDILIMGKGMGGGMPISGFLSSDKIMKTFCDSYALGHLTTFGGNAVAASSSLATLDQLINSNIMEQVPMKEEWVRKYLIHDEIESINGKGLLLSFELRDKNSVEKLLENCINKGLILFRFLFNSHSLRISPPLTITEEEIKKGCSIIIESLNQLKKK comes from the coding sequence ATGAAAGAACTAGAAAAGGATTTTTTTCAATATCAAACTCAAGTGAACCCTTTTCCAATGAAAATTATGGTAGATTATGCTGATGGGAACTATATTTATGGAAAGAATGGAAAAAAATATCTGGATTTTGTGGCAGGTGTTTCTGTCAATGTTTTAGGACATGGAAATAAAATAATAAAAGATGCTATAAAAAAACAAGTAGACAAGTATTTACATACTATGGTCTATGGAGAATTTATACAAAACCCTTGTGTAATACTTTGCAAAGAAATAGCAAAAAATACTCCAAATCCACTTACTACTACTTATTTAGTTAATTCTGGGACAGAAGCAGTAGAAGGGTCTTTAAAATTAGCTAAATGTTATACTGGAAGAGAAGAAATTATTTCCTGCAAATGGGCTTACCATGGAAGCACTCACGGATCTATGAGCATTATGGGAAATGAAAAAAATAAAAGACCTTTTAGACCATTACTTCCTTTAGTTAAATTTATAACATTTAATCATATAGAAGAACTGATTGATTCTATATCAGAAAAAACAGCTTGTGTTATTTTAGAAACCATTCAGTGTTCCAATGGAATTGTATTGCCTGATGATTCTTTTTTAAAAAAAGTAAGAGAAGAGTGTAGTAAAAAGAAAGCTTTAATGATTCTTGATGAAGTACAAACTGGATTTGGAAGAACAGGAAAGCTTTTTGCTTTTGAACATTATGGAATAGTTCCTGATATTTTAATAATGGGAAAAGGAATGGGAGGAGGGATGCCTATTAGTGGTTTTCTTTCATCTGATAAAATTATGAAGACTTTTTGTGACTCTTATGCCTTAGGACATTTAACTACTTTTGGAGGAAATGCTGTAGCTGCTTCTTCTTCTTTAGCTACTTTAGATCAATTAATAAATTCTAATATAATGGAACAAGTGCCTATGAAAGAAGAGTGGGTTAGAAAATATTTAATTCATGATGAAATAGAAAGTATTAATGGAAAAGGACTTCTTTTGTCTTTTGAATTAAGAGATAAAAATTCAGTGGAAAAATTATTGGAAAATTGCATCAATAAAGGATTAATTTTATTTCGTTTTTTATTTAACAGTCATTCTTTACGTATATCGCCTCCATTGACTATCACAGAAGAAGAAATCAAAAAAGGATGTTCTATTATTATTGAAAGTTTAAATCAACTTAAAAAAAAATAA
- the mdh gene encoding malate dehydrogenase, protein MKVTIIGAGNVGSSCASLLAQKDIVRKIILLDVREKFSEGKSLDISQMLPLVRSNTQVIGITNDYSKSKNSEIVVITCGIPRKPGMSRDDLVQINAEIIRSVTKESIFFSPKAKFIIVSNPLDVMAYVSYITAKVDSTRVIGMAGILDSTRYRYFLSKKLKLSPYDIQSLLLGGHGDTMVPLYRYTSISGIPIQEFISEEENNVIIEKTKKGGEEVVNLLGTSAWMAPGASVVQMVEAILKDSKRIFSCSSFLKGEYDLRNIYLGVPVILGKSGIEKIIELQLNEKEKYLLTQSANHIKRMIDKIN, encoded by the coding sequence ATGAAAGTTACTATTATTGGAGCGGGAAACGTAGGATCTTCTTGTGCTAGTCTGTTAGCTCAAAAAGATATAGTCAGAAAAATTATTTTATTAGATGTTAGAGAAAAATTTTCTGAAGGAAAAAGTTTGGATATTTCTCAGATGCTACCTCTTGTAAGATCAAATACTCAAGTAATTGGAATTACTAATGATTATTCAAAATCAAAAAATTCTGAAATAGTTGTTATCACTTGTGGGATTCCTAGAAAACCTGGAATGAGTCGCGATGATCTTGTTCAGATTAATGCAGAAATCATTCGTTCTGTCACTAAAGAATCTATTTTTTTTTCTCCAAAAGCTAAATTTATTATTGTATCAAATCCATTAGATGTCATGGCATACGTCAGTTATATAACTGCTAAAGTGGATTCTACTCGTGTAATTGGAATGGCAGGAATATTAGATTCTACAAGATATCGTTATTTTTTATCGAAGAAATTAAAATTATCACCTTACGATATACAATCATTATTATTAGGAGGACATGGCGATACAATGGTCCCTTTATATAGATACACTTCTATATCTGGAATTCCCATACAAGAATTTATATCAGAAGAAGAAAATAATGTTATTATTGAAAAAACAAAAAAAGGAGGAGAAGAAGTAGTTAATTTATTAGGCACATCTGCCTGGATGGCTCCTGGAGCTTCTGTTGTTCAAATGGTAGAAGCTATTTTAAAAGATTCTAAACGCATTTTTTCATGCTCATCTTTTTTGAAAGGAGAGTATGATTTGAGAAATATATATTTGGGAGTCCCAGTCATTTTAGGAAAATCTGGAATAGAAAAAATTATAGAATTGCAATTAAATGAAAAAGAAAAATATCTTTTAACTCAGTCTGCTAATCATATAAAAAGAATGATAGATAAGATAAATTGA
- a CDS encoding ABC transporter ATP-binding protein: MKENLKRKKSSLKQLIKISLDYKLILIATIVTSVLISFISAYRPKLIQKAIDIHILYKDFFGLKNILMLIILLLFLESIFHFILLYLSNVLAQNVIERIRILLFEKLLHFKNSFFNKTPIGKLVSYAVSDIETITVIFNDGILLVSGDVLRIVMIIIMMFTVHKKLSFIVFFTIPFMYIITRFFQKTLKKTFHEERVQTSRLNSFLQENIIGMSVIQLFHKEKEEYLKFKSINCKLMNAHFKTIFYFSIFFPIVELVSAVIISIVIFYGGFHAIEKGNIKPGQIIAFIFFIYLLFRPMRQIADRFNIIQRGITGIERIFSILNSDEIIINKGNLRLKNLKGHIVFNNVHFSYIENEMVLNGISFEIQPGEKVAIVGSTGSGKSTITHLISRLYEINKGNIWIDGHPIQDIELKNLRYHIRVVTQDTFLFNDSIINNITLGDPSISIDQIENMAKKIGIHNFITSLPDGYQYIVKERGGLLSLGEKQLISFLRVQMHPYSILILDEATASLNKELEKMIYHATDFLTKHKTSIIITHRLSTLENADKILAINKGSIVEKGTHQELIQLNGYYAGLYQESFNNRN; this comes from the coding sequence ATGAAAGAAAATTTGAAAAGAAAAAAATCTTCCTTAAAACAGCTTATTAAAATTAGTTTAGATTATAAATTAATACTGATAGCAACAATTGTTACTTCTGTATTAATATCTTTTATTTCTGCTTATCGTCCTAAGTTAATCCAAAAAGCTATAGATATTCATATCCTTTATAAAGATTTCTTTGGACTGAAAAATATATTGATGTTGATTATTCTACTTCTTTTCTTAGAAAGTATATTTCATTTTATTTTATTATATCTGTCTAATGTATTAGCTCAAAATGTCATTGAAAGAATTAGAATTCTTTTATTTGAAAAATTATTGCATTTCAAAAATTCTTTTTTTAATAAAACTCCAATAGGAAAACTAGTATCTTATGCCGTATCAGATATAGAAACTATAACTGTTATATTTAATGATGGGATATTACTTGTTTCTGGAGACGTTTTAAGAATTGTTATGATTATAATAATGATGTTTACAGTACATAAAAAATTATCTTTTATTGTTTTTTTTACTATTCCTTTTATGTATATCATCACTCGATTTTTTCAAAAAACACTAAAGAAAACTTTTCATGAAGAACGAGTACAAACTTCACGTTTGAATAGTTTTTTGCAAGAAAATATTATAGGGATGTCTGTTATTCAACTTTTTCATAAAGAAAAAGAAGAATACTTAAAATTCAAGTCTATTAATTGTAAATTGATGAATGCTCATTTTAAAACTATTTTTTATTTTTCTATTTTCTTTCCTATCGTAGAACTTGTTTCTGCAGTGATAATAAGCATTGTTATATTTTATGGAGGATTTCATGCAATCGAAAAAGGAAATATTAAACCAGGGCAAATTATTGCTTTCATTTTTTTTATCTATCTTCTTTTTCGTCCTATGCGACAAATAGCAGATAGATTTAATATTATACAAAGAGGAATAACTGGTATAGAAAGAATATTTTCTATATTAAATTCTGATGAAATCATTATTAATAAGGGAAACTTGCGTTTAAAGAATCTAAAAGGACATATTGTATTTAATAATGTTCATTTTTCATATATTGAAAATGAAATGGTTTTAAATGGGATTTCTTTTGAAATTCAACCTGGAGAAAAGGTAGCCATAGTAGGATCTACAGGTTCCGGAAAATCTACGATTACTCATTTAATTTCCAGATTATATGAAATTAATAAAGGGAATATTTGGATTGATGGACATCCTATTCAAGATATTGAATTAAAAAATTTAAGATATCATATAAGAGTTGTCACACAAGACACATTTTTATTTAATGATTCGATTATAAATAATATTACACTAGGAGATCCTTCAATTAGCATTGATCAAATAGAAAATATGGCAAAGAAGATAGGAATTCATAATTTTATTACATCATTACCTGATGGTTATCAATATATCGTAAAAGAAAGGGGAGGATTGCTATCACTTGGAGAAAAACAATTAATTTCTTTTTTAAGAGTTCAAATGCATCCTTATTCTATCCTAATCTTAGATGAAGCTACAGCTTCTTTAAATAAGGAGTTAGAAAAAATGATTTATCATGCTACAGATTTTCTAACCAAACATAAAACTTCGATCATTATTACTCACCGTCTTTCTACATTAGAAAATGCTGATAAAATATTAGCTATCAATAAGGGATCTATTGTAGAAAAAGGAACTCATCAAGAATTAATTCAACTTAATGGATATTATGCTGGATTATATCAAGAATCTTTTAACAATAGAAATTAA
- the truA gene encoding tRNA pseudouridine(38-40) synthase TruA → MRFFIELAYNGKYFYGWQVQKKVSTVEGNLEYCLSKLLKKSINVIGAGRTDKGVHAKQMFAHFDYEGIISNNLIEKLNIFLPKSIKVLNIFPVKKNIHARFNAIKRTYKYYLIRQKNPFLQDFSWYCFYPLNIHLMNRASKELMQYKDFSSFCKKRTNEEGNNVCQVSHIYWSVNNDIFCFTIEANRFLRSMVRSIIGTLIEVGRNKISVSEFVKIIESKNSNFCRPIVPACGLFLTRILYPEDIFL, encoded by the coding sequence TTGAGATTCTTCATTGAATTAGCTTATAATGGTAAATATTTTTATGGATGGCAAGTCCAAAAAAAAGTAAGCACAGTAGAGGGAAATTTAGAATATTGTTTATCTAAATTATTAAAAAAGTCTATCAATGTTATAGGTGCTGGAAGAACGGATAAAGGAGTACATGCTAAGCAAATGTTTGCGCATTTTGATTATGAAGGAATAATCAGTAATAACTTAATAGAAAAATTAAATATTTTTCTACCCAAGTCTATTAAAGTATTAAATATTTTTCCAGTAAAAAAAAATATTCATGCAAGATTTAATGCTATAAAACGAACGTATAAATATTATTTAATACGTCAAAAAAACCCATTTTTACAAGATTTTTCTTGGTATTGTTTTTATCCATTAAATATTCATCTAATGAATAGAGCTTCTAAGGAATTAATGCAATATAAAGATTTTAGTTCTTTTTGCAAAAAAAGAACTAATGAAGAAGGAAATAATGTATGTCAAGTCAGTCATATTTATTGGTCTGTGAATAATGATATTTTCTGTTTTACTATTGAAGCTAATAGATTTCTAAGATCTATGGTTAGATCCATTATTGGAACACTTATTGAGGTTGGAAGAAACAAAATTAGCGTGAGTGAATTTGTTAAAATTATAGAATCTAAAAATTCTAATTTTTGTAGACCAATAGTTCCTGCATGCGGACTATTTCTTACCAGAATTCTTTATCCAGAAGACATTTTTTTATGA
- a CDS encoding thiamine diphosphokinase, whose protein sequence is MNHRFKGAEVGVFLNGEPPPFLWKKFSFYEKIFAVDGAFYYLNKSGISVDYIIGDFDSILKKNIPLGHNFLAAYDQKYTDFEKALNIIYQKGFLNINVWGASGKEQDHFLGNLSTALKYKKKLSIIFHDRYHSYFFSDKKTFFYQKKNKKVSLFPFPEVEGLHTHGLKYPINKGFLKIGKNIGIRNESDGEKIEINYKKGELLIFIEK, encoded by the coding sequence ATGAATCATCGTTTTAAAGGGGCAGAAGTGGGGGTCTTTCTGAATGGAGAGCCTCCTCCTTTTTTATGGAAAAAATTTTCTTTTTATGAAAAAATATTTGCCGTTGATGGAGCTTTTTATTACTTAAATAAATCAGGAATTTCAGTGGATTATATCATTGGAGATTTTGACTCTATATTAAAAAAAAACATTCCTTTGGGTCACAATTTTTTGGCTGCTTATGATCAAAAATACACTGATTTTGAAAAAGCTCTAAATATAATTTATCAGAAAGGATTTTTGAATATCAATGTTTGGGGAGCAAGTGGAAAAGAGCAAGATCATTTTTTGGGAAATTTATCTACAGCTTTAAAATATAAAAAAAAATTGTCTATTATATTTCATGATAGATATCATTCTTATTTTTTTTCTGATAAAAAAACTTTTTTTTATCAGAAAAAAAATAAGAAGGTATCTTTGTTCCCATTTCCTGAAGTAGAAGGTTTACATACTCATGGTCTTAAGTATCCTATCAACAAAGGTTTTTTAAAAATAGGTAAAAATATAGGCATCAGAAACGAATCTGATGGAGAAAAAATAGAAATAAATTACAAAAAAGGAGAATTGCTAATATTTATAGAAAAATAA
- a CDS encoding peptidylprolyl isomerase — MKDNLKKYSFFFLFLFIIYRNHFSYSFEKLGGIHAIVGNEIILDSEIKTKNQKNCLDDLLIEKLMLYHAKKDESIQISDQELKLKTQALFSEMSKKYANQEEFLIQFRKKEFIQKLTETVKNHQYIEKFYQKITDNVEISPKEVKYFFTKNKNQIPFVPKRMCISYIVFYPKLSQINRKKIIDFLKKIKKEIHSDIDFSIQAILFSEENYSAWNGGLIQGIKINRLSKEFKNVVLSLSEEEISEPFETDLGFHLIKLEKKRKDEVDIRHILIKPKYTKHELIKTKSFADSIKKQIYNLNFENLMDKEKDNQIVNYSIWNKIWVEENQLSKSMKKTLNLLKKGKVSNPYQEIVNGKEAFFIVKLLDSIPSHPISFETDYTRLKNLVKDIKKKDIIRNWVKKTLKRTYIHCP; from the coding sequence ATGAAAGACAATCTCAAAAAATATTCTTTTTTTTTCTTATTTTTATTCATAATATATAGAAATCATTTTTCTTATTCTTTTGAAAAATTAGGAGGAATTCATGCTATAGTAGGAAATGAGATTATTTTAGATTCAGAAATAAAAACTAAAAACCAAAAAAACTGTTTAGACGATCTTTTGATTGAAAAACTAATGCTTTATCATGCAAAAAAAGATGAAAGTATACAAATCAGTGATCAAGAATTAAAATTGAAAACCCAAGCATTATTTTCAGAAATGAGTAAAAAATATGCAAATCAAGAAGAATTTTTAATACAGTTTAGAAAAAAAGAATTTATTCAAAAATTAACCGAAACAGTCAAAAATCATCAGTATATAGAAAAATTTTATCAAAAAATAACGGATAATGTAGAGATATCACCTAAAGAAGTGAAATATTTTTTTACTAAAAACAAAAATCAAATTCCTTTTGTTCCCAAACGAATGTGTATTTCTTATATAGTTTTTTATCCAAAATTAAGTCAAATTAATAGAAAAAAAATTATCGATTTTTTAAAAAAAATCAAAAAAGAGATCCATTCTGATATTGATTTTTCTATACAAGCTATTTTGTTCTCTGAAGAGAACTATTCAGCATGGAATGGCGGTTTAATTCAAGGAATTAAAATAAATCGTCTTTCAAAAGAATTTAAAAATGTAGTTCTCTCTTTATCAGAAGAGGAAATTTCTGAACCTTTTGAAACAGACTTAGGATTTCATCTGATCAAATTAGAAAAAAAAAGAAAGGATGAAGTTGATATAAGACATATTTTAATTAAACCTAAATATACAAAACATGAATTGATAAAAACAAAATCATTTGCAGATTCAATTAAAAAACAAATTTACAATCTAAATTTTGAAAATTTGATGGACAAAGAAAAAGACAATCAAATTGTAAATTACTCAATATGGAATAAAATTTGGGTTGAAGAAAATCAACTGTCAAAAAGCATGAAAAAAACATTAAATCTTTTAAAAAAAGGAAAAGTTTCTAACCCTTACCAAGAAATTGTAAATGGAAAAGAAGCATTTTTTATAGTCAAATTATTAGATAGCATTCCTTCTCATCCTATTTCTTTTGAAACAGATTATACAAGATTAAAAAATCTTGTAAAAGACATTAAAAAAAAAGATATAATAAGAAACTGGGTCAAAAAAACATTAAAAAGAACTTACATTCATTGTCCTTAA